A region from the Beduinella massiliensis genome encodes:
- a CDS encoding DUF896 domain-containing protein has translation MEHEKILRINELARKKRTVGLTPEELSEQQVLRAQYLSEFRQNMEETLKAVRVEQQDGTYAPLKKKQ, from the coding sequence TTGGAACACGAAAAAATACTGCGCATCAATGAGCTGGCGCGTAAGAAGCGCACCGTTGGCCTGACGCCGGAGGAGCTTTCGGAGCAGCAGGTGCTGCGCGCGCAATACCTGTCGGAATTCCGCCAGAACATGGAGGAAACGCTGAAAGCCGTGCGCGTCGAGCAGCAGGACGGCACCTACGCGCCGCTCAAGAAAAAACAGTAA
- a CDS encoding GNAT family N-acetyltransferase, with translation MIRGKLLRPGSDISQALHVRDAVFVREQGYSAALEHDEIDRISWHALVYDQADASGEPVGDACGTGRIWWQDGEFHLGRIAVLREKRGQGLGDLLMRMLLFKAKEHGARSVALSAQLQAVPFYARYGFVPFGEQILDEGVPHQRMRVMGDQINLEGTCCKRGAQDQR, from the coding sequence ATGATTCGCGGTAAATTGCTGCGTCCGGGCTCGGACATATCACAGGCGCTCCACGTTCGCGACGCGGTCTTCGTGCGCGAGCAGGGCTACAGCGCCGCGCTGGAGCACGACGAGATCGACCGCATCAGCTGGCACGCGCTGGTCTACGACCAGGCGGACGCATCGGGCGAGCCTGTGGGCGACGCCTGCGGCACGGGCCGCATCTGGTGGCAGGACGGCGAATTTCACCTGGGCCGCATCGCGGTGCTCAGGGAAAAGCGCGGCCAGGGGCTGGGCGACCTGCTCATGCGCATGCTGCTCTTTAAGGCCAAGGAGCACGGAGCGCGGAGCGTCGCGCTTTCGGCGCAGCTGCAGGCGGTGCCCTTTTACGCGCGCTATGGGTTCGTCCCGTTCGGGGAACAGATTCTGGACGAAGGCGTTCCGCACCAGCGCATGCGCGTGATGGGCGATCAAATCAACCTGGAGGGCACGTGCTGCAAGCGCGGGGCGCAGGATCAGCGATAG
- a CDS encoding methylated-DNA--[protein]-cysteine S-methyltransferase: MQRPYFDVGEACSRVNFFEKVYEIVRSIPPGRVMSYGQVARLAGNPRMARQVGWALHALSSADGVPWQRVVQKDGRIAGRYEEGGVGLQRALLEAEGVRFDAQGRILQEYRIELGECDRCPGALAARARPGTKKST; encoded by the coding sequence ATGCAGCGGCCTTATTTTGACGTGGGGGAGGCGTGCAGCCGCGTGAATTTCTTTGAAAAGGTCTACGAGATCGTGCGCTCCATCCCGCCGGGCCGCGTCATGAGCTACGGCCAGGTGGCGCGTCTGGCGGGCAACCCCCGCATGGCGCGTCAGGTCGGCTGGGCGCTGCACGCGCTTTCGTCTGCGGACGGCGTCCCCTGGCAGCGCGTGGTGCAAAAGGACGGGCGCATCGCCGGGCGGTATGAGGAAGGCGGCGTGGGCCTTCAGCGCGCGCTGCTGGAGGCGGAAGGCGTGCGGTTCGACGCCCAAGGACGCATCTTGCAGGAGTACAGGATCGAACTGGGGGAGTGCGATCGATGCCCGGGCGCGCTTGCAGCGCGTGCACGCCCCGGCACGAAGAAAAGTACATAA
- a CDS encoding DUF1292 domain-containing protein, whose product MNQDDLQQEERDIVEFSDEDGNKLLLEVMDYFFYNGEEYAVLCDADEEACDCECDDDACECDCEHEHTVYIMKVVSTTSEDGEEMEEFIPPDEALLDQLIEVVQTRFTEDDDVEDEDPEA is encoded by the coding sequence ATGAACCAGGATGATCTCCAGCAAGAGGAGCGCGACATCGTCGAATTCTCCGATGAGGATGGCAATAAGCTGCTTCTGGAAGTCATGGATTACTTCTTCTACAATGGTGAAGAGTATGCAGTTCTCTGCGATGCCGACGAGGAAGCATGCGATTGCGAATGTGATGACGACGCGTGTGAATGCGATTGCGAGCATGAGCACACGGTCTATATAATGAAGGTTGTCAGCACAACGAGTGAGGACGGAGAGGAAATGGAAGAGTTCATTCCCCCGGACGAAGCTCTGCTCGATCAACTCATTGAAGTCGTTCAGACGCGTTTCACGGAAGACGACGATGTCGAGGACGAGGATCCGGAAGCCTAA
- a CDS encoding extracellular solute-binding protein — protein sequence MKRKLSALICLALLGSLLACVSAGAEAMELTVYYGATLDQMTPVLNAFQAKYPDVKLKSYRAANEELAATMEMETRSGNPQFDVVVQGNGPVITLQGKYGCFEPFACASAEAIAEGLRDPDGIMTPVGTGFYVIIYNTNLVGAEEAPASFKDLMDPKWENAITLADPTSSSSVYTLIWMMTQYLDQETYGWNFFEKMQELNANYVASHGTIGELVSMGERKVGIQVMATAGTSLKKGDPIAIVYPEEGMPSEINVAAIRKDTPNQEAAGLFVDFLLSEEGQKMVAENLGWIPVRTDLKDYALADGTPLSEIKLISRDVSWVTEKKSEVLDKFAEIRD from the coding sequence GTGAAACGGAAACTGTCTGCGCTCATCTGTCTGGCACTCCTGGGCAGCCTGCTCGCCTGCGTCTCGGCAGGCGCAGAGGCGATGGAGCTCACCGTCTACTACGGGGCGACGCTCGACCAAATGACCCCCGTCCTGAACGCGTTCCAGGCCAAGTACCCAGACGTCAAGCTCAAGAGCTACCGTGCGGCGAACGAAGAGCTGGCCGCTACAATGGAAATGGAAACCCGATCCGGCAACCCGCAGTTTGACGTGGTCGTGCAGGGAAACGGCCCCGTGATAACGCTGCAGGGAAAATACGGCTGCTTTGAACCTTTCGCCTGTGCGTCCGCAGAGGCGATCGCCGAGGGCCTGCGGGATCCGGACGGCATCATGACGCCCGTCGGCACCGGATTCTACGTCATCATCTATAACACAAACCTGGTAGGCGCGGAGGAAGCGCCTGCGTCCTTCAAGGATCTGATGGATCCCAAGTGGGAAAATGCGATTACCCTGGCCGATCCGACCAGCTCCTCCTCCGTCTATACCCTCATCTGGATGATGACGCAGTATCTGGATCAGGAGACTTACGGCTGGAACTTCTTTGAAAAGATGCAGGAGTTGAACGCGAACTACGTGGCCAGCCACGGAACCATCGGGGAGCTGGTCTCCATGGGCGAGCGCAAGGTGGGCATCCAGGTAATGGCGACTGCGGGCACGTCGCTGAAGAAGGGCGATCCCATCGCGATCGTCTATCCGGAGGAAGGCATGCCCAGCGAGATCAACGTGGCGGCCATTCGCAAGGATACCCCCAACCAGGAAGCGGCGGGTTTGTTTGTGGACTTCCTGCTTTCCGAAGAGGGGCAAAAGATGGTGGCGGAAAATCTGGGCTGGATCCCTGTGCGAACCGATCTGAAGGACTATGCGCTCGCAGACGGTACCCCGCTTTCTGAAATCAAGCTGATTTCCCGCGACGTGTCCTGGGTGACCGAGAAGAAATCCGAAGTGCTGGATAAGTTTGCGGAAATCCGCGATTGA
- a CDS encoding ATP-binding cassette domain-containing protein: MSDQKLEIKNLVKRYGSVTAVDHIDLSIGQGKLFSFLGPSGCGKTTTLRMIAGLETPTEGEIVVDGEVLSDSKRVVLPEKRNMGMVFQSYAVWPHMTVSDNVAYGLKIKKQPRSDIEKKVRETLSLVGLADYQDRYPTQLSGGQQQRVALARALANEPAILLLDEPLCNLDAKLRENMRFEIRTLQQRLGITAVYVTHSQDEALAVSDEIVIMREGRILQQGAPEEIYAHPRSSFVAGFIGLINKLDAEVVSVEESCCRVRLPNGQLLAAAWSDRNLKPGERCNLLIRPENIVFDAWNRDLQYNRLEARIENVSFTGSIVNYFVRVDGIKESCRIQSTPPLRYAAGEKAVCYFTPDACILTKD, encoded by the coding sequence ATGAGCGATCAAAAGCTGGAGATCAAAAACCTGGTGAAGCGTTACGGCTCGGTGACGGCGGTTGACCATATCGACCTGAGCATCGGGCAGGGGAAGCTGTTTTCCTTCCTTGGCCCCAGCGGCTGCGGCAAGACGACCACGCTGCGCATGATCGCGGGACTGGAGACGCCGACGGAGGGAGAAATCGTCGTGGACGGCGAGGTGCTGTCCGATTCAAAGCGCGTGGTGCTGCCGGAAAAGCGCAACATGGGCATGGTGTTTCAGAGCTATGCGGTTTGGCCGCACATGACCGTGTCTGACAACGTGGCCTATGGACTGAAAATCAAGAAGCAGCCGAGGAGCGACATCGAAAAGAAGGTTCGGGAAACGCTGAGCCTGGTCGGGCTCGCTGATTATCAGGATCGATACCCGACCCAGCTGTCCGGCGGCCAGCAGCAGCGCGTCGCGCTGGCGAGGGCGCTGGCGAACGAGCCGGCCATCCTTTTGCTGGACGAGCCCCTGTGCAACCTGGACGCCAAGCTGCGCGAAAACATGCGCTTTGAAATTCGGACGCTTCAGCAACGGCTCGGCATTACGGCGGTGTACGTGACCCACTCTCAGGATGAGGCGCTGGCAGTCTCCGACGAGATCGTCATCATGCGAGAGGGGCGCATTCTGCAGCAGGGCGCGCCGGAGGAGATCTACGCGCACCCGCGCAGCAGCTTTGTCGCCGGGTTTATCGGGCTGATCAACAAGCTGGACGCCGAGGTCGTCTCCGTGGAGGAGAGCTGCTGCCGCGTGCGCCTGCCGAACGGTCAGCTACTGGCCGCCGCATGGAGCGACCGCAATTTAAAGCCGGGCGAACGCTGTAATTTGCTGATCCGGCCCGAAAACATCGTCTTCGACGCCTGGAATCGGGATTTACAGTACAACCGCCTCGAGGCGCGCATTGAAAACGTCAGCTTTACCGGCAGCATCGTCAACTACTTTGTTCGGGTGGATGGCATCAAGGAAAGCTGCCGCATCCAATCCACGCCGCCGCTGCGCTATGCGGCTGGGGAAAAGGCCGTCTGCTACTTTACACCGGACGCGTGCATTTTGACAAAGGACTGA
- a CDS encoding UTRA domain-containing protein — MRNRLSFDPEILKQWKGRIDREIPTPLYYQLKLLITEMIDAGRLRHGDALPTEAELSEALEISRPTIRQCMQELVAEGYLTRQKGKGTFVSQKKIEINYIAKHESFHEIISKYGYTPFTRVLSFRQIAPEPSINEILQLPPDEPLYSLVRLCMANDAPMLFSESYTQASRFPGLLQYDFSKVSLYATMKEVYHSPVAVVRREVSAANANQADAGMLEIPKGRAICMVYNLAFDEQNRPIEYSISRYRSEVIKFTNYMKC, encoded by the coding sequence ATGAGAAACAGGCTCTCTTTTGACCCGGAGATTCTGAAGCAGTGGAAGGGGAGGATAGACCGCGAAATTCCCACGCCGCTATACTACCAGCTCAAGCTCCTGATTACGGAGATGATCGACGCCGGGCGGCTCCGGCACGGCGATGCGCTGCCGACGGAGGCCGAACTGAGCGAAGCGCTGGAAATCAGCCGCCCGACGATCCGCCAGTGCATGCAGGAACTGGTCGCAGAGGGATACTTGACCCGCCAAAAGGGAAAGGGGACCTTTGTGTCGCAAAAGAAGATCGAAATCAACTACATTGCCAAACACGAAAGCTTCCACGAGATCATCAGCAAGTACGGCTACACGCCCTTTACGCGCGTGCTGTCCTTCAGGCAGATAGCGCCGGAGCCGTCCATCAACGAAATTTTGCAGCTTCCGCCCGACGAACCGCTGTACTCCCTCGTACGCCTGTGCATGGCCAACGACGCCCCCATGCTTTTTTCGGAATCCTATACACAGGCCTCCCGCTTTCCCGGGCTGCTACAATACGACTTTTCCAAGGTCTCGCTGTACGCCACGATGAAGGAAGTCTATCATTCTCCTGTAGCGGTCGTTCGCCGCGAGGTCAGCGCCGCAAACGCGAATCAGGCTGACGCCGGCATGCTGGAAATCCCCAAGGGACGCGCAATCTGCATGGTTTACAACCTCGCCTTCGACGAGCAGAACCGGCCCATCGAATATTCCATCTCCCGCTACCGCAGCGAGGTCATCAAGTTCACGAACTACATGAAGTGCTGA
- the uvrC gene encoding excinuclease ABC subunit UvrC produces the protein MNDLLRLKIQKLPDSPGCYMMKSQGQIIYVGKAKNLKNRVRSYFQTREHTPKVAAMVERIDDFDIILVDSNLESLILECNLIKLHKPYYNILLKDDKHYPYLRIDVSEDFPRVEMVRRVEKDGARYFGPYMGGGSVREVLDVLRQVFPLRTCTRTMNPDRPQRPCLHHQVGQCLAPCAGLVTRDEYHLYVDKVIEFLSGKSEPILRDLKSRMQEAAAAMRFEQAGVYRDRIRAVESLMERQKAINVRGGDQDILAVWQDGLDAMVQVLFVRGGHMIGGEHFALERAGDQPAAEVLESFIPQFYEDAQIIPSELIVQSLTEGAGELEGYLSDRRGAKVTLRMPQRGTKHQLVEMARKNARDALEKRNARLESQQTRTVGAAKALGEAVGMEAYPRRIEGYDISNTQGVLSVASMVVFIDGVAAKKEYRHFRIKTVVGANDFASMNEVITRRFSHAKKELEELRSAGRDPSEGKFTDLPDLILIDGGPEQLDFARRAMLATGFNIPMFGLAKRLEEIFLPGQKESILLDRHSPALHLIQRVRDEAHRFGITHHRNLRGKASVHSQLEDIPGIGPTRRRALLTHFRTLEAIREASIDDLCAVQGMSRPAAEAVRAFFDAKEPKA, from the coding sequence ATGAACGACCTGCTTCGCCTCAAAATCCAAAAGCTGCCCGACAGCCCCGGCTGCTACATGATGAAATCCCAGGGCCAGATCATCTACGTGGGCAAGGCCAAAAACCTGAAAAACCGCGTGCGCTCCTACTTTCAGACGCGCGAGCACACGCCCAAGGTCGCCGCGATGGTGGAGCGAATCGACGATTTCGACATCATCCTGGTGGACTCCAACCTGGAATCGCTGATTCTGGAGTGCAACCTCATCAAGCTGCACAAGCCGTACTATAACATCCTGCTCAAGGACGACAAGCACTACCCCTACCTGCGCATCGACGTCAGCGAGGACTTTCCGCGCGTGGAGATGGTTCGCCGCGTGGAAAAGGACGGCGCGCGCTACTTCGGCCCCTACATGGGCGGCGGCAGCGTGCGCGAGGTGCTGGACGTGCTGCGCCAGGTGTTTCCGCTGCGCACCTGCACGCGAACCATGAACCCGGACCGCCCGCAGCGCCCCTGCCTGCACCACCAGGTGGGCCAATGCCTGGCTCCCTGCGCGGGACTCGTCACCCGCGACGAATACCACCTGTACGTGGACAAGGTGATCGAATTCCTCTCCGGCAAGAGCGAACCCATCCTGCGCGACCTCAAAAGCCGCATGCAGGAGGCCGCAGCCGCCATGCGCTTTGAGCAGGCGGGCGTCTATCGCGACCGCATCCGCGCGGTGGAAAGCCTGATGGAGCGCCAGAAGGCGATCAACGTGCGCGGCGGGGATCAGGACATCCTGGCCGTCTGGCAGGACGGGCTGGACGCGATGGTGCAGGTGCTGTTCGTGCGCGGCGGACACATGATCGGCGGCGAACACTTCGCGCTCGAGCGCGCGGGCGACCAGCCGGCGGCCGAGGTGCTGGAGAGCTTCATCCCCCAGTTTTACGAGGACGCGCAGATCATCCCCTCCGAGCTGATCGTGCAGTCCCTGACCGAAGGCGCGGGCGAGCTGGAAGGCTACCTCTCCGACCGGCGCGGCGCGAAGGTCACGCTGCGCATGCCGCAGCGCGGCACAAAGCACCAGCTCGTCGAAATGGCCCGCAAGAACGCGCGCGACGCGCTGGAAAAGCGCAACGCGCGCCTGGAAAGCCAGCAGACGCGCACTGTGGGCGCGGCCAAGGCGTTGGGCGAAGCGGTGGGCATGGAAGCCTATCCCCGGCGCATCGAAGGATACGATATCTCCAACACACAGGGCGTGCTCTCCGTGGCGTCGATGGTCGTCTTCATCGACGGCGTGGCCGCCAAGAAGGAATACCGCCACTTCCGCATCAAGACCGTGGTCGGCGCGAACGACTTCGCGTCCATGAACGAGGTCATCACCCGCCGCTTTTCACACGCCAAGAAGGAGCTGGAAGAGCTGCGCTCCGCGGGCCGCGACCCGTCCGAGGGCAAATTCACCGACCTGCCGGATCTGATCTTGATCGACGGCGGCCCGGAACAGCTCGACTTCGCGCGCCGGGCGATGCTGGCGACGGGGTTCAACATCCCCATGTTCGGCCTGGCCAAGCGGCTGGAAGAAATCTTCCTGCCGGGGCAGAAGGAGTCCATCCTGCTCGACCGCCACAGCCCCGCGCTGCACCTCATTCAGCGCGTCCGCGACGAGGCGCACCGCTTCGGCATTACCCACCACCGCAACCTGCGCGGCAAGGCCAGCGTGCACTCCCAGCTCGAGGACATCCCGGGCATCGGCCCCACGCGCAGGCGCGCGCTGCTCACGCACTTCCGCACCCTCGAGGCGATCCGGGAGGCCAGCATCGACGACCTGTGCGCGGTGCAGGGCATGAGCCGTCCGGCGGCGGAGGCCGTGCGCGCCTTCTTCGACGCCAAGGAGCCAAAGGCATGA